One window of the Candidozyma auris chromosome 6, complete sequence genome contains the following:
- the ADK1 gene encoding adenylate kinase ADK1 → MSVEDLKSTISKLQDRIQALEAKAGIVPDVPKSIRMVLIGPPGAGKGTQAPNLKEKFCACHLATGDMLRAQVAAKTALGQEAKKIMDQGGLVSDEIMVNMIKSELENNKECKNGFILDGFPRTIPQAEKLDGMLEERKTPLQNAVELKIDDELLVARITGRLVHPASGRSYHKLFNPPKKDMIDDISGEPLVQRSDDNEDALKKRLVTYHQQTEPIVEYYKKTGIWSGIDASQKPGKVWDDILKCLGQK, encoded by the coding sequence ATGtctgttgaagatctcaaaTCTACCATTTCCAAGTTGCAAGACAGAATCCAGGCCTTGGAGGCCAAGGCCGGTATCGTGCCTGATGTGCCCAAATCCATCAGAATGGTGTTGATTGGTCCTCCAGGTGCTGGTAAAGGTACTCAGGCACCaaatttgaaggagaagttcTGTGCTTGCCACTTGGCCACTGGTGACATGCTTCGTGCTCAGGTTGCTGCCAAGACCGCTTTGGGTCAGgaagccaagaagatcatgGACCAGGGTGGCCTTGTGTCGGACGAGATCATGGTGAACATGATCAAGTCAGAGTTGGAGAACAACAAGGAGTGCAAGAACGGTTTCATCTTGGACGGCTTCCCCAGAACCATCCCTCAGGCTGAGAAGTTGGACGGCATGTTGGAGGAGAGAAAGACTCCATTGCAGAACGCCgtggagttgaagattgACGACGAGTTGTTGGTGGCTAGAATCACTGGCAGATTGGTCCACCCAGCCAGTGGCAGATCGTACCACAAGTTGTTCAACCCTCCTAAGAAGGACATGATCGACGACATCTCTGGTGAGCCATTGGTGCAGAGATCCGACGATAACGAGGAcgccttgaagaagagattggtCACTTACCACCAGCAGACCGAGCCAATTGTGGAGTACTACAAGAAGACCGGCATTTGGAGTGGCATTGACGCTTCCCAGAAGCCAGGCAAGGTGTGGGATGACATCTTGAAGTGCTTGGGCCAGAAATAG